A genome region from Halorussus pelagicus includes the following:
- the metG gene encoding methionine--tRNA ligase — MSHDDFPTEKPAVVTCGLPYANGDLHIGHLRTYVSGDAYARSLEKLGQETAFVSGSDMHGTPVAVNAAKEGVSPEEFALRHHETYEETFPRFNVEFDNYGHTHDETNTELTQEFVRSWIDEGHVFEKEIQVAWDPEADQPLPDRYVEGTCPYCGAKARGDECDEGCQRHLEPGEIEDPRSTLTGNPAEYRAREHEFLRLADFQEYLQGFIDRLEGTSNARNQPKEWIEGELQDLCITRDMDWGIDYPGDDGESGEGAEDLVLYVWVDAPIEYVASTKQYTERVGADEYDWEAVWKDGAPDAGADGETDDETWEDSDTGEIVHVIGRDIIQHHTVFWPSMLRGAGYNEPRAVMASGFVNLDGQAFSTSRNRAVWADDYLDEGFHPDLVRYYLTTTGGFQQDVDFSWEKFQERVNGELVGTLGNFAYRSLLFAARNYDGTPDATTSEEVADRIEATVEEFEAAVNDYSLKQAGEAAVSLAGFGNEYIQRNEPWNLTDDDPERAEQVIYDCVQLAKAVAVLSAPILPDKAQHLWEQLGEEESVHDADLDACLEAPADEFGEPDELFEKIEDERVEELNEKLNERIAAATEDEDTDETDEDTADTDEDETMSDDIDIEPIDEDRIGFEEFQDLDVRVGEIEVAEGIEGADDLARLEVDIGVETRQIVAGIKQLHDLDELPGTKVVVVANLEQAELFGVESNGMVLAAGEDADLLTTHGDSVPGTKVK; from the coding sequence ATGAGCCACGACGACTTCCCCACGGAGAAGCCAGCGGTGGTGACCTGCGGGTTGCCCTACGCCAACGGCGACCTGCACATCGGGCACCTCCGGACATACGTCAGCGGCGACGCCTACGCTCGCTCGCTGGAGAAACTGGGTCAGGAGACCGCGTTCGTCTCCGGGTCGGACATGCACGGGACCCCTGTCGCGGTCAACGCCGCGAAGGAGGGCGTCTCTCCCGAGGAGTTCGCGCTCCGCCACCACGAGACCTACGAAGAGACGTTCCCTCGGTTCAACGTCGAGTTCGACAACTACGGCCACACCCACGACGAGACCAACACCGAGTTGACTCAGGAGTTCGTTCGGTCGTGGATAGACGAGGGCCACGTCTTCGAGAAGGAGATTCAGGTCGCGTGGGACCCCGAGGCCGACCAGCCCCTACCCGACCGCTACGTCGAGGGGACCTGTCCCTACTGCGGCGCGAAGGCCCGCGGCGACGAGTGCGACGAGGGGTGTCAGCGCCACCTCGAACCGGGCGAAATCGAGGACCCGCGCTCGACGCTCACCGGCAATCCCGCCGAGTACCGCGCCCGCGAACACGAGTTCCTGCGTCTCGCTGACTTTCAGGAGTACCTTCAGGGATTCATCGACCGCCTCGAAGGCACCTCCAACGCGCGCAACCAGCCAAAAGAATGGATAGAGGGCGAGCTACAGGACCTCTGTATCACCCGTGACATGGACTGGGGTATCGACTACCCCGGCGACGATGGGGAGTCTGGCGAGGGTGCTGAAGACCTCGTCCTCTACGTCTGGGTGGACGCTCCAATCGAGTACGTCGCCTCGACCAAGCAGTACACCGAGCGCGTCGGAGCGGACGAGTACGACTGGGAGGCGGTCTGGAAAGACGGTGCCCCGGACGCGGGCGCCGACGGCGAGACCGACGACGAGACGTGGGAAGACTCCGACACCGGCGAAATCGTCCACGTCATCGGCCGGGACATCATCCAGCACCACACCGTCTTTTGGCCCTCGATGCTCCGGGGCGCGGGCTACAACGAACCGCGCGCGGTCATGGCCAGCGGTTTCGTCAACCTCGACGGGCAGGCGTTCTCGACCAGTCGCAACCGAGCAGTCTGGGCCGATGACTACCTTGACGAGGGCTTCCATCCCGACCTTGTGCGCTACTACCTGACCACGACCGGCGGGTTCCAGCAGGACGTGGACTTCTCGTGGGAGAAGTTCCAAGAGCGCGTCAACGGCGAGTTGGTCGGCACGCTGGGTAACTTCGCCTACCGGAGCCTGCTGTTCGCGGCTCGGAACTACGACGGCACCCCGGACGCAACCACCTCCGAGGAGGTCGCCGACCGAATCGAAGCGACTGTCGAGGAGTTCGAGGCCGCGGTCAACGACTACTCGCTCAAGCAGGCGGGCGAGGCCGCCGTCTCGCTGGCCGGATTCGGCAACGAGTACATCCAGCGCAACGAACCGTGGAACCTGACCGACGACGACCCCGAGCGCGCCGAGCAGGTCATCTACGACTGCGTCCAGTTGGCGAAGGCCGTCGCCGTCCTCTCGGCACCCATCCTGCCCGACAAGGCCCAACACCTCTGGGAGCAGTTGGGCGAGGAGGAGTCGGTCCACGACGCCGACCTCGACGCCTGCCTCGAAGCGCCCGCCGACGAGTTCGGCGAACCGGACGAACTCTTCGAGAAAATCGAGGACGAGCGCGTCGAGGAACTGAACGAGAAGCTAAACGAGCGAATCGCGGCGGCGACCGAGGACGAAGACACCGACGAGACTGACGAAGACACTGCGGATACCGACGAAGACGAAACCATGAGCGACGACATCGACATCGAACCCATCGACGAGGACCGCATCGGCTTCGAAGAGTTCCAAGACCTCGACGTTCGCGTCGGGGAAATCGAGGTCGCGGAGGGCATCGAAGGTGCAGACGACCTCGCGCGACTCGAAGTAGACATCGGCGTCGAGACCCGCCAAATCGTCGCGGGCATCAAGCAACTCCACGACCTTGACGAACTGCCGGGAACGAAGGTCGTCGTCGTAGCGAACTTAGAGCAGGCCGAACTGTTCGGCGTCGAGAGCAACGGGATGGTGCTGGCGGCGGGCGAGGACGCCGACCTGCTGACGACCCACGGCGACAGCGTGCCGGGCACGAAAGTCAAGTGA
- a CDS encoding coiled-coil protein, translated as MVSVTEEELQNKSKGELIKLAGQLRDRRNELNQKASKRASKRDDLNAETREKVDEAQEHREKRDELNEQVQEHKESRNELNAKANELFDEVEQKKSDLELDEGKDIEELESEIEDLEFKQQTEVLSTEDERELIEEIEEKREKLQERKEKLDDSENLDELVEEAEEVRAEASRHHEKVTELADKAQEHHNQMIEAYREADEIRDEADEMHESFVEAQESADQHHEDFVRVQKRLRELDKQEEEERKSEKEKEREEAKEEAEEIYQQFKDGETLDTEDLMKLQKTGLL; from the coding sequence ATGGTAAGTGTAACAGAAGAGGAACTTCAGAACAAGTCGAAAGGCGAACTAATCAAACTTGCGGGACAGCTCCGAGACCGACGAAACGAGCTGAACCAGAAGGCCAGCAAGCGCGCCTCCAAGCGCGACGACCTGAACGCCGAGACGCGCGAGAAGGTTGACGAGGCTCAGGAACACCGCGAGAAGCGCGACGAGCTCAACGAGCAGGTTCAAGAGCACAAGGAGAGCCGCAACGAGCTCAACGCGAAGGCCAACGAGCTGTTCGACGAGGTCGAGCAGAAGAAGTCCGACCTCGAACTCGACGAGGGCAAGGACATCGAGGAACTCGAGTCCGAAATCGAAGACCTCGAGTTCAAACAGCAGACCGAAGTTCTCTCGACCGAGGACGAGCGCGAACTCATCGAGGAGATCGAGGAGAAGCGCGAGAAGCTTCAGGAGCGAAAGGAGAAGCTCGACGACAGCGAGAACCTCGACGAACTCGTCGAGGAGGCCGAGGAAGTCCGCGCCGAAGCGAGCCGTCACCACGAGAAGGTCACGGAACTCGCCGACAAGGCCCAAGAGCATCACAACCAGATGATCGAGGCCTACCGGGAAGCCGACGAAATCCGCGACGAAGCCGACGAGATGCACGAGAGCTTCGTCGAGGCCCAAGAGTCGGCCGACCAGCACCACGAGGACTTCGTGCGCGTCCAGAAGCGCCTGCGCGAACTCGACAAGCAGGAAGAAGAAGAGCGCAAGTCCGAGAAGGAAAAGGAGCGCGAAGAGGCCAAAGAAGAGGCCGAGGAAATCTACCAGCAGTTCAAGGACGGCGAGACCCTCGACACCGAGGACCTCATGAAGCTCCAGAAGACGGGCCTGCTGTAA